The Halogranum gelatinilyticum genome includes a window with the following:
- a CDS encoding CBS domain-containing protein translates to MNIIDIAVPDYIEVESDERLGKIRSIFERENPRGLIVVDGEGYAGVIGEKQLVQSHIDDDTKAAALMQSAPKIDRREDVREAARMLVEGNTQIAPVYEGEKLWGIITGDAILEAVIDNLDALTVDQIYTDDVVTVSEEDRVGKVINLLREHGISRLPVVNENGRLTGVVTTHDIVDFVVRKMNRQGKGDRRGDIDRMLDLPVYDLMSSPVFTTTPGEKVDDAVAKMFERNVAGLVVTPTDSDSEVIGVLTKTDVLRALTYTEEEQMDVQVTNIDLVDTMSREALVQSITDVVDKYQEMQVHHAHVRFHEHKEKLRGTPLIQAQVRLRTSHGQVAGSGEGYGAEHAFRVALDKLERNVLELKGLNADEEYRGQLLRKLGEL, encoded by the coding sequence ATGAATATTATTGATATTGCGGTTCCGGACTACATCGAAGTCGAGTCGGACGAACGACTGGGAAAGATTCGCTCCATCTTCGAGCGCGAGAACCCCCGCGGCCTCATCGTCGTCGACGGCGAGGGATACGCGGGCGTCATCGGCGAGAAGCAGCTCGTCCAGTCGCACATCGACGACGACACGAAGGCGGCGGCACTGATGCAGTCGGCCCCGAAGATCGACCGGCGCGAAGACGTCCGTGAGGCCGCACGGATGCTCGTCGAGGGCAACACGCAGATTGCGCCCGTCTACGAGGGTGAGAAGCTCTGGGGCATCATCACGGGTGACGCCATCCTCGAAGCCGTCATCGACAACCTCGACGCGCTGACCGTCGACCAGATCTACACGGACGACGTCGTCACCGTCAGCGAGGAGGACCGCGTGGGCAAGGTCATCAACCTCCTGCGCGAACACGGCATCTCGCGGCTCCCCGTCGTCAACGAGAACGGCAGGCTGACCGGCGTCGTGACGACCCACGACATCGTCGACTTCGTCGTCCGCAAGATGAACCGCCAGGGCAAGGGCGACCGTCGCGGCGACATCGACCGGATGCTCGACCTGCCGGTCTACGACCTGATGTCGAGTCCGGTGTTCACGACGACCCCCGGCGAGAAGGTCGACGACGCCGTCGCGAAGATGTTCGAGCGCAACGTCGCCGGTCTCGTCGTCACGCCGACCGACAGCGATTCGGAGGTCATCGGCGTCCTGACCAAGACCGACGTCCTTCGCGCGCTGACCTACACCGAAGAGGAGCAGATGGACGTGCAGGTGACGAACATCGACCTCGTGGACACGATGAGCCGCGAGGCACTCGTCCAGTCGATCACCGACGTCGTCGACAAATACCAGGAGATGCAGGTCCACCACGCCCACGTCCGCTTCCACGAGCACAAGGAGAAGCTCCGCGGCACGCCGCTCATCCAGGCGCAGGTCCGCCTCCGGACCAGCCACGGACAGGTCGCTGGCTCGGGCGAGGGCTACGGTGCCGAACACGCCTTCCGCGTCGCGCTCGACAAGCTGGAGCGGAACGTCCTCGAACTCAAGGGACTGAACGCCGACGAGGAGTACCGCGGCCAGCTGCTCCGCAAGCTCGGCGAACTCTGA
- the trpD gene encoding anthranilate phosphoribosyltransferase, translated as MQDYIERVTDGNDLDLDEARDAARLVFEEATEAQIGALLAALRAKGETEAEIAGFAQGMRDAARTIDPDRTPLVDTCGTGGDDYDTINVSTTSAIVAAGAGAAVAKHGNYSVSSSSGSADVLEVAGVDVEAEPPAVEKAIERDGIGFMLAPVFHPAMKAVIGPRKELGMRTVFNILGPLTNPAGAEAQVLGVYDPDLVPVIARALAHMPVEHALVVHGSGMDEICIHDETVVAEVEGEDITEYTLTPSDLGLEQAPVSAVAGGTPQENAADLRGIVTGDVTGAKRDIILANAGAAVYVAGLADSLEGGVDQARAAIDSGAAAEKLEDLCGGTLEAPQSD; from the coding sequence ATGCAGGATTACATCGAGCGGGTGACGGACGGTAACGACCTGGACCTCGACGAGGCACGCGACGCGGCGCGGCTCGTCTTCGAAGAGGCCACAGAAGCACAGATCGGCGCGCTGCTGGCGGCACTGCGAGCCAAGGGCGAGACGGAGGCCGAGATCGCGGGCTTCGCACAGGGGATGCGCGACGCCGCGCGGACCATCGACCCCGACCGGACGCCGCTCGTCGACACCTGCGGCACCGGCGGCGACGACTACGACACCATCAATGTCTCGACGACGAGTGCCATCGTCGCCGCGGGCGCAGGCGCGGCGGTCGCCAAGCACGGCAACTACTCCGTCTCTTCTTCCTCCGGGAGTGCCGACGTGCTTGAGGTCGCTGGCGTCGACGTCGAGGCCGAGCCGCCCGCCGTCGAGAAGGCCATCGAACGCGACGGCATCGGCTTCATGCTCGCGCCGGTGTTCCACCCGGCGATGAAGGCCGTCATCGGCCCACGCAAGGAGCTGGGGATGCGGACCGTCTTCAACATCCTCGGCCCGCTGACCAACCCCGCCGGTGCGGAGGCGCAGGTCCTCGGCGTCTACGACCCGGACCTCGTCCCCGTCATCGCTCGCGCGCTCGCTCACATGCCCGTCGAGCACGCGCTGGTCGTCCACGGCTCCGGCATGGACGAGATCTGTATCCACGACGAGACGGTCGTCGCCGAGGTCGAAGGCGAGGACATCACCGAGTACACGCTCACTCCCTCCGACCTCGGGCTGGAGCAGGCCCCCGTCTCGGCCGTCGCCGGTGGCACGCCCCAGGAGAACGCCGCGGACCTGCGAGGAATCGTCACGGGCGACGTGACGGGCGCGAAGCGCGACATCATCCTCGCGAACGCGGGGGCGGCGGTCTACGTCGCCGGGCTCGCAGACTCGCTGGAGGGTGGGGTCGACCAGGCGCGTGCGGCCATCGACTCCGGAGCCGCCGCCGAGAAACTCGAAGACCTCTGTGGGGGAACGCTCGAAGCCCCCCAGAGCGACTGA
- a CDS encoding phosphoribosylanthranilate isomerase, with amino-acid sequence MTRVKVCGITRETDLRAAVDAGADAVGLISDVPVDTPRDIDPSVAADLAAAAPPFVSTTLVLMPDSPEHAVGLAQVVKPDVVQLHGVFDPEELQYVRAESGCKVVPVVDCDDEALAHEYDDVADAILVDSTSEDGAGGTGETHDWERTRDLARELDSPVVLAGGLTPENVAEAVATVDPFAVDVASGVESTGGIKDPTAVETFVANAVRSPEVAR; translated from the coding sequence ATGACCCGCGTCAAAGTCTGCGGGATCACCCGCGAGACCGACCTCCGAGCGGCCGTCGACGCCGGAGCCGACGCGGTCGGTCTCATCAGCGACGTCCCGGTCGACACGCCCCGCGATATCGACCCGAGCGTCGCTGCCGACCTCGCCGCCGCGGCCCCGCCGTTCGTCTCGACGACGCTCGTCTTGATGCCCGACTCCCCCGAGCACGCGGTCGGTCTCGCACAGGTCGTCAAGCCCGACGTCGTCCAACTGCACGGCGTCTTCGACCCCGAAGAACTCCAGTACGTCCGCGCCGAGTCGGGCTGTAAGGTCGTCCCCGTCGTCGACTGCGACGACGAAGCCCTCGCCCACGAGTACGACGACGTCGCCGACGCGATTCTCGTCGACTCGACCTCGGAGGACGGCGCGGGCGGCACCGGCGAGACCCACGACTGGGAACGGACCCGCGACCTCGCGCGCGAGCTCGACTCGCCGGTCGTCCTCGCCGGCGGCCTCACGCCAGAGAACGTCGCCGAAGCCGTCGCGACCGTCGACCCCTTCGCCGTCGACGTCGCCAGCGGCGTCGAGAGCACCGGCGGAATCAAGGACCCGACAGCGGTGGAAACCTTCGTCGCCAATGCTGTCCGGTCTCCGGAGGTTGCCCGATGA
- the trpE gene encoding anthranilate synthase component I — protein sequence MSQQPKPRATDVTLDRSQAEVAELLGDADGPAVVRIEASLDVDIAPLTAYAALGDESEYSFLLESAEKVASSDPAGAFSPSDSTGSADRHARFSFVGYDPEAVVTVTPEGTEVDAFDDRVADLLAPGEGDVLDQLRGTLPDVERLGFPASDRQHLDGGLVGFLAYDAVYDLWLDEVGVERPEAILPDAQFVLTTKTLVFDEAEESLSLVCTPIVRPDDDPEAVYDDVLAEATRVADALADAEPPETGGFRRTDETAGPQEEYEEAVRTAKQHVLDGDIYQGVISRKRELYGDVDTLGFYEALRAVNPSPYMYLLKHGDRSIVGASPETLVSVQGRRIVSNPIAGTCSRGTSPVEDRRLAGEMLADDKERSEHTMLVDLARNDVRRVSEAGSVRVEEFMNVLKYSHVQHIESTVTGTMADEYDAFDATRVTFPAGTLSGAPKVRAMEIIDDLELSPRGVYGGGVGYYSWTGDADFAIVIRTATIDHGVETERGREDRITVQAGAGIVADSDPTSEYEETEKKMGGVLAAIKEIEEEP from the coding sequence ATGAGCCAACAGCCGAAACCGCGGGCGACCGACGTGACGCTCGACCGCTCGCAGGCCGAGGTCGCAGAGCTGCTCGGCGACGCCGACGGTCCCGCCGTCGTCCGCATCGAGGCCAGCCTCGACGTCGACATCGCGCCGCTCACCGCCTACGCCGCGCTCGGCGACGAGTCGGAGTACAGCTTCCTCTTGGAGAGTGCCGAGAAGGTCGCCTCCAGCGACCCGGCGGGCGCGTTCTCGCCGAGCGATTCGACCGGGTCGGCGGACCGCCACGCCCGTTTCTCCTTCGTCGGCTACGACCCCGAGGCCGTCGTGACGGTCACGCCCGAAGGGACCGAGGTCGACGCCTTCGACGACCGCGTCGCCGACCTCCTCGCACCCGGCGAGGGCGACGTGCTCGACCAACTCCGCGGGACGCTTCCGGACGTCGAACGGCTCGGCTTCCCCGCCTCTGACCGCCAACATCTCGACGGCGGGCTCGTCGGCTTTCTCGCCTACGACGCCGTCTACGACCTGTGGCTGGACGAGGTCGGCGTGGAGCGGCCCGAAGCAATATTACCGGACGCCCAGTTCGTCCTCACCACCAAGACGCTCGTCTTCGACGAGGCCGAAGAGTCGCTGTCGCTCGTCTGCACGCCCATCGTCCGCCCGGACGACGACCCCGAGGCAGTCTACGACGACGTGCTGGCCGAGGCGACCCGCGTCGCCGACGCCCTCGCCGACGCCGAACCGCCCGAGACGGGGGGCTTCCGTCGGACCGACGAGACCGCCGGCCCGCAGGAGGAGTACGAGGAGGCCGTCAGGACGGCCAAACAGCACGTCCTCGACGGCGACATCTACCAAGGCGTCATCTCCCGCAAGCGCGAGCTCTACGGCGACGTCGACACGCTCGGCTTCTACGAGGCACTGCGGGCGGTCAACCCCTCGCCGTACATGTATCTCCTGAAGCACGGTGACCGCTCTATCGTCGGTGCCAGTCCCGAGACCCTCGTCTCGGTGCAGGGCCGCCGCATCGTCTCGAACCCCATCGCGGGCACCTGCTCTCGTGGTACCAGCCCCGTCGAAGACCGTCGGCTGGCGGGCGAGATGCTCGCCGACGACAAGGAACGCTCCGAGCACACGATGCTCGTCGACCTCGCGCGCAACGACGTTCGCCGGGTCTCCGAGGCCGGGAGCGTCCGCGTCGAGGAGTTCATGAACGTCCTGAAATACTCCCACGTCCAGCACATCGAGTCGACCGTGACGGGCACGATGGCCGACGAGTACGACGCCTTCGACGCGACGCGCGTGACGTTCCCCGCGGGGACGCTCTCGGGCGCGCCGAAGGTCCGGGCGATGGAGATCATCGACGACCTCGAATTGAGTCCGCGCGGCGTCTACGGCGGCGGCGTCGGCTACTACTCGTGGACCGGCGACGCCGACTTCGCCATCGTCATCCGGACGGCGACCATCGACCACGGGGTCGAGACGGAGCGCGGTCGGGAGGACAGAATAACCGTCCAGGCGGGCGCAGGCATCGTCGCCGACAGCGACCCCACGAGCGAGTACGAGGAGACCGAGAAGAAGATGGGCGGCGTGTTGGCCGCCATCAAGGAGATCGAGGAGGAGCCATGA
- the trpG gene encoding anthranilate synthase component II, which produces MKLTVVDNFDSFTYNLVEYLSEQRVNGAPLDIEVLKNTATLDEVRATEPDALVISPGPGHPANDRDVGVTADVLQELSPEIPTLGVCLGLEAAVYEYGGSVGHAPEPIHGKAFPVDHDGKGVFTGLEQGFQAGRYHSLVATEVPDCFEISATTDHKGTELVMGVRHREYPIEAVQFHPESVLTAVGHDVVRNFLTECVGSRRSTTASR; this is translated from the coding sequence ATGAAGCTGACCGTCGTCGACAACTTCGACTCGTTCACGTACAACCTCGTCGAGTATCTCTCCGAACAGCGCGTGAACGGCGCGCCCCTCGACATCGAGGTGCTGAAGAACACCGCTACGCTCGACGAGGTCCGTGCGACCGAGCCGGACGCACTCGTCATCAGCCCCGGTCCCGGCCATCCGGCCAACGACCGCGACGTGGGCGTCACGGCCGACGTGCTTCAAGAGCTGAGCCCCGAGATTCCGACGCTCGGCGTCTGTCTCGGGCTCGAAGCCGCCGTCTACGAGTACGGCGGCTCCGTCGGCCACGCGCCCGAACCCATCCACGGCAAGGCGTTCCCCGTCGACCACGACGGGAAGGGCGTCTTCACCGGCTTGGAGCAGGGCTTTCAGGCGGGTCGCTACCACTCGCTCGTCGCCACCGAGGTTCCCGACTGCTTCGAGATTTCGGCGACGACCGACCACAAAGGGACGGAGTTAGTGATGGGCGTCCGCCACCGCGAGTATCCCATCGAGGCGGTCCAGTTCCATCCCGAGAGCGTGCTGACTGCCGTCGGCCACGACGTCGTCCGGAACTTCCTGACCGAGTGTGTCGGGAGCCGACGGTCCACGACTGCCTCTCGCTGA
- a CDS encoding adenosylcobalamin-dependent ribonucleoside-diphosphate reductase has protein sequence MSNADLSAEELVLPIKRTDGETLEERMTGNAYNNILPARYLRKNADGELVETQEDLFKRVAKNIALAEAVFAAEGRDIEITVTPDQLKPGHPRRDELAAEVFGTGTTAEDDAETTLSVYNVNKFAYDTIVPELPADIRAVVEEKRETFQDLMENLSFIPNSPTLMNAGDELQQLSACFVDSPDDDITDIHQTAKEAAEVFQSGGGMGYAFWRLRPYGDAVGSTGGIASGPITFMRTFDQMCETIAQGGARRGAQMGVMRVSHPDVIQFIHAKNKDVSLANTLRLNDPDDFTHTKFADALDEARELIDDEGKVPKHLRNAVEGHLSNFNISVGVTDDFMEALYNDEEFTFTNPRTEEPHVATPQTKELYDMFGLGEHVEVGEVLSIPAKKLWDQIVDGAHENGEPGIIYLERVNKQHSFDVEEHPDHRILATNPCGEQPLEEYEACNLGHINLSTVAAEDAPDWRVWSEEHLDEYDSHEAAVEAFLDDALDWDEFDHRIENGTRFLENVVTMSDFPVPEIEEKVRDMRKIGLGIMGLAQLYIQLGIRYGSDAGNEVAEQVMTHINYGSKWASHELAEERGPFNDWDDSKYANPTEYREWFEHYTGLDADEWEDGFTVRNHNTTTIAPTGTTSMVGNTTGGCEPIYNVAYYKNVSDDVQGDEMLVEFDDYFLRVLEANDIDVEAVKLEAQEQMSNNEFDGVSSLPSVPDAIGELFVVTSDLSGIDHAAVQCACQQGVDSAISKTCNFPNSATKEDMDEVYRYIYDNGGKGVTVYRDGTRSKQVLTTRAKNAEFSDDAEAAETLVGQIQEVFGGLEGFLDNEEVRAALGEEFSLEDRTGAAYAQERPRPDVLHGVTQRIDTGYGKMYVNINEDDEGEPFELFATIGNSGGFTNSFTEALAKVISYALRSGVDPNEIAGDLQGIRSPKVAWDKGEQINSIPDAIGVAMRRYLDGEIDKPYPKQQNLTEIESESVGIDAPEPDGGATTAPAPEDDTSAAPGVSDDATQDLLDAGESPECPECGNMTLYFSEGCKTCESCGWSEC, from the coding sequence ATGAGTAACGCGGACCTCTCTGCGGAAGAACTGGTACTTCCGATCAAACGGACCGACGGGGAGACGCTCGAAGAGCGCATGACCGGCAACGCGTACAACAACATCCTGCCGGCGCGCTACCTGCGGAAGAACGCCGACGGCGAACTCGTCGAGACGCAGGAGGACCTGTTCAAGCGCGTCGCGAAGAACATCGCGCTCGCCGAGGCCGTCTTCGCCGCCGAAGGGCGCGACATCGAGATCACGGTCACCCCCGACCAGCTGAAGCCGGGCCACCCGCGCCGCGACGAACTCGCCGCGGAGGTCTTCGGCACGGGGACGACCGCCGAGGACGACGCCGAGACGACGCTCTCGGTCTACAACGTCAACAAGTTCGCCTACGACACCATCGTCCCGGAACTCCCGGCCGACATCCGCGCGGTCGTCGAGGAGAAGCGCGAGACGTTCCAGGACCTGATGGAGAACCTCTCGTTCATCCCGAACTCGCCGACGCTGATGAACGCGGGCGACGAACTCCAGCAGCTCTCGGCCTGTTTCGTCGACTCCCCGGACGACGACATCACGGACATCCACCAGACGGCCAAGGAAGCCGCAGAGGTCTTCCAGTCCGGCGGTGGGATGGGCTACGCCTTCTGGCGGCTCCGCCCGTACGGTGACGCGGTCGGCTCGACCGGCGGAATCGCTTCGGGTCCCATCACGTTCATGCGGACGTTCGACCAGATGTGTGAGACCATCGCACAGGGCGGCGCGCGACGCGGTGCCCAGATGGGCGTCATGCGCGTCAGCCACCCCGACGTCATCCAGTTCATCCACGCGAAGAACAAGGACGTCTCGCTGGCCAACACGCTGCGACTGAACGACCCCGACGACTTCACGCACACGAAGTTCGCCGACGCGCTCGACGAGGCGCGCGAACTCATCGACGACGAGGGGAAGGTCCCGAAGCATCTCCGTAACGCCGTCGAGGGCCACCTCTCGAACTTCAACATCTCCGTCGGCGTCACCGACGACTTCATGGAGGCACTCTACAACGACGAGGAGTTCACCTTCACCAACCCGCGGACCGAAGAGCCGCACGTCGCCACGCCGCAGACGAAGGAGCTCTACGACATGTTCGGTCTCGGCGAGCACGTCGAGGTCGGCGAGGTCCTCTCCATCCCGGCGAAGAAGCTCTGGGACCAGATCGTCGACGGTGCCCACGAGAACGGCGAACCGGGCATCATCTACCTCGAGCGTGTCAACAAGCAGCACTCCTTCGACGTCGAGGAGCATCCCGACCACCGCATCCTCGCGACGAACCCCTGTGGCGAGCAGCCCCTGGAGGAGTACGAGGCGTGTAACCTCGGCCACATCAACCTCTCGACGGTCGCCGCCGAGGACGCCCCCGACTGGCGTGTCTGGTCCGAGGAGCATCTCGACGAGTACGACTCCCACGAGGCGGCCGTCGAGGCCTTCCTCGACGACGCGCTCGACTGGGACGAGTTCGACCACCGCATCGAGAACGGGACGCGCTTCCTCGAGAACGTCGTCACGATGTCGGACTTCCCGGTCCCCGAAATCGAAGAGAAGGTGCGGGACATGCGGAAGATCGGTCTCGGCATCATGGGACTGGCCCAGCTCTACATCCAGCTCGGCATCCGCTACGGTTCGGACGCGGGTAACGAGGTCGCAGAGCAGGTCATGACCCACATCAACTACGGCTCGAAGTGGGCCTCCCACGAACTGGCCGAGGAGCGCGGCCCGTTCAACGACTGGGACGACTCGAAGTACGCGAACCCGACCGAGTACCGCGAGTGGTTCGAGCACTACACCGGTCTCGACGCCGACGAGTGGGAAGACGGCTTCACCGTCCGCAACCACAACACGACCACCATCGCCCCGACGGGCACGACCTCGATGGTCGGCAACACGACGGGTGGCTGTGAGCCCATCTACAACGTCGCCTACTACAAGAACGTCTCCGACGACGTGCAGGGCGACGAGATGCTCGTCGAGTTCGACGACTACTTCCTCCGTGTCTTGGAGGCCAACGACATCGACGTCGAGGCCGTCAAGCTCGAGGCCCAAGAGCAGATGTCCAACAACGAGTTCGACGGCGTCTCCTCGCTGCCGTCGGTTCCGGACGCCATCGGCGAGCTGTTCGTCGTCACCTCGGACCTGAGCGGCATCGACCACGCGGCGGTCCAGTGTGCCTGCCAGCAGGGCGTCGACTCCGCCATCTCGAAGACCTGTAACTTCCCGAACTCCGCGACGAAGGAGGACATGGACGAGGTCTACCGCTACATCTACGACAACGGCGGCAAGGGCGTCACCGTCTACCGCGACGGGACCCGCTCGAAGCAGGTCCTGACGACGCGTGCGAAGAACGCCGAGTTCTCCGACGACGCCGAAGCAGCCGAGACGCTCGTCGGCCAGATTCAGGAGGTCTTCGGCGGTCTCGAAGGCTTCCTCGACAACGAGGAGGTCCGCGCCGCGCTCGGCGAGGAGTTCAGCCTCGAGGACCGCACCGGTGCGGCATACGCCCAGGAGCGGCCGCGGCCGGACGTGCTCCACGGCGTCACCCAGCGCATCGACACCGGCTACGGGAAGATGTACGTCAACATCAACGAGGACGACGAGGGCGAACCGTTCGAGCTGTTCGCCACCATCGGCAACTCCGGTGGCTTCACTAACTCCTTCACCGAAGCACTCGCGAAGGTCATCAGCTACGCTCTGCGCTCGGGCGTCGACCCCAACGAGATCGCAGGCGACCTGCAGGGCATCCGGAGCCCGAAGGTCGCGTGGGACAAGGGCGAGCAGATCAACTCCATCCCGGACGCCATCGGCGTCGCCATGCGCCGCTATCTCGACGGCGAGATCGACAAGCCGTATCCGAAACAGCAGAACCTGACCGAGATCGAGAGCGAGTCCGTGGGCATCGACGCGCCCGAACCGGACGGCGGTGCGACGACGGCACCCGCTCCCGAGGACGACACCTCGGCGGCTCCCGGTGTCTCGGACGACGCGACACAGGACCTGCTCGACGCGGGCGAAAGCCCCGAGTGTCCCGAGTGTGGCAACATGACGCTGTACTTCTCGGAAGGCTGCAAGACGTGTGAGTCCTGTGGCTGGTCCGAGTGCTAA
- a CDS encoding HVO_2523 family zinc finger protein, with translation MADESEPKGRPCPFCGASMMHRHCKYVCPQHGVVYDCADTFY, from the coding sequence ATGGCCGACGAGAGCGAACCGAAGGGGCGGCCGTGTCCGTTCTGCGGGGCGTCGATGATGCACCGCCACTGCAAGTACGTCTGTCCGCAACACGGCGTCGTCTACGACTGTGCGGACACCTTTTACTGA
- a CDS encoding phytoene/squalene synthase family protein: protein MVDDDQIEQSKSIQQRTGKTFHLATRVLPKRVREATYVLYAFFRVADEVVDDADRDTPEQQRATLERLRAEALGEQPTDDPVLAAFSEMREQYGIADEDVNVFIDAMLTDITKSRYETYDELEAYMDGSAAAVGRMMTAVMDPGEADKALPHATALGEAFQLSNFLRDVREDVVERDRIYLPQTTLDEYGVTDEQIRNFEMDEQFAAVMRAELHRAEHLYKKGVAGIKFLPDDCQFAVLLAAVLYAEHHRLIRRRNYDVLSKTPQLSGPRKALLGAKTWLRWQFTKDPEVVFKKVSTVSYHDSRSSTPEPAERLPTR from the coding sequence ATGGTAGACGACGACCAAATCGAACAGAGCAAGTCGATTCAACAGCGGACCGGGAAGACCTTCCATCTCGCGACCCGTGTACTCCCGAAGCGGGTCCGAGAGGCGACGTACGTCCTCTACGCCTTCTTCCGGGTCGCCGACGAGGTCGTCGACGACGCTGACCGCGATACCCCCGAACAGCAGCGCGCAACCCTCGAACGGCTCCGTGCGGAGGCACTCGGCGAGCAGCCGACTGACGACCCCGTCCTCGCCGCCTTCTCCGAGATGCGCGAGCAGTACGGCATCGCCGATGAGGACGTGAACGTCTTCATCGACGCCATGCTGACGGACATCACGAAGAGCCGCTACGAGACCTACGACGAACTCGAAGCCTACATGGACGGCTCGGCGGCCGCCGTCGGCCGGATGATGACCGCCGTCATGGACCCCGGCGAGGCCGACAAGGCACTGCCGCACGCGACCGCCCTCGGCGAGGCGTTCCAGCTCTCGAACTTCCTCCGTGACGTCCGCGAGGACGTCGTCGAGCGCGACCGCATCTACCTGCCGCAGACGACGCTCGACGAGTACGGTGTCACCGACGAGCAGATCCGAAACTTCGAGATGGACGAGCAGTTCGCGGCCGTCATGCGCGCGGAACTCCACCGCGCCGAACATCTCTACAAGAAGGGCGTCGCGGGCATCAAGTTCCTCCCCGACGACTGCCAGTTCGCCGTCCTCCTCGCGGCCGTGCTCTACGCCGAGCACCACCGGCTGATCCGACGGCGGAACTACGACGTGCTCTCGAAGACGCCGCAGCTGAGCGGTCCCCGAAAGGCACTGCTCGGTGCGAAGACGTGGCTCCGCTGGCAGTTCACGAAGGACCCCGAAGTCGTGTTCAAGAAGGTGAGCACCGTCTCGTACCACGACTCGCGGTCGAGCACGCCCGAACCGGCAGAACGGCTGCCGACGCGCTGA
- the cruF gene encoding bisanhydrobacterioruberin hydratase — MADVDLSAFGSVPSTRKEAEARLDHLIRENRFTISVFFPLNGAILLVASAMGWLPEPLAFNPFLVLFGTLVMRAPLIAGVVPTMGRKALAGVAALAAYAYTIEYVGVHTGWPYGEFFYGVDLGPTVAGIPAALPVFFLPLVMNAYLLCLLLLGPRAERLLVRLPVVIGTVLLMDVVLDPGAVALGFWVYPEGGAFYGVPLSNYAGWVLSATVAVVVMDWAFDRGDLLARLSSCEFMLDDLVSFVILWGGINAWFGNWAAVAVAVAFGVGLLRTERFDSRLFRIPALRRRREEN; from the coding sequence ATGGCTGACGTCGATCTCTCGGCGTTCGGCTCGGTCCCGTCGACGCGCAAGGAGGCCGAGGCACGGCTCGACCACCTCATCCGGGAGAACCGCTTCACCATCTCGGTGTTCTTCCCGCTCAATGGCGCAATCCTGCTCGTCGCCAGCGCGATGGGTTGGCTGCCCGAGCCGCTGGCGTTCAACCCCTTCCTCGTCCTCTTCGGGACGCTCGTGATGCGCGCGCCGCTCATCGCAGGGGTGGTCCCGACGATGGGCAGGAAGGCACTCGCTGGCGTCGCCGCGCTCGCGGCCTACGCCTACACTATCGAGTACGTCGGCGTCCACACCGGCTGGCCCTACGGCGAGTTCTTCTACGGCGTCGACCTCGGCCCGACGGTCGCGGGCATCCCGGCCGCCCTCCCGGTGTTCTTCCTCCCGCTCGTGATGAACGCCTATCTCCTCTGCTTGCTCCTCTTGGGCCCACGGGCCGAGCGGCTCCTCGTCCGGCTGCCTGTCGTCATCGGGACCGTCCTGCTCATGGACGTGGTGCTCGACCCCGGCGCGGTCGCGCTCGGCTTCTGGGTCTACCCCGAGGGTGGGGCGTTCTACGGCGTTCCGCTGTCGAACTACGCGGGCTGGGTGCTCTCCGCCACTGTGGCCGTCGTCGTCATGGACTGGGCGTTCGACCGTGGCGACCTGCTCGCGCGGCTCTCGTCGTGTGAGTTCATGCTTGACGACCTCGTGAGCTTCGTCATCCTGTGGGGCGGCATCAACGCCTGGTTCGGCAACTGGGCGGCCGTCGCCGTCGCCGTCGCGTTCGGTGTTGGGCTGCTCCGGACCGAGCGGTTCGACTCGCGGCTGTTCCGGATTCCTGCCCTGCGCCGCCGTCGAGAAGAGAACTGA